Proteins encoded in a region of the Gammaproteobacteria bacterium genome:
- a CDS encoding S24 family peptidase: protein MTLKHNQVRLRNLDILIAEAGSAAKLARVAGTNSSYLSQVRNQLPTKKGTPRSIGDELAEKLEKAMKKPQGWMDTPHTGKAGQEEEHNAHAGPDLGKLHPLISWVQVGKWLRAGNWDEISESTVPAYSTEMLPCPVRCSPESFVLRVRGSSMEPKFHEGDLIFIDPCVTPDHGKYVVVLLEQSNEATFRQLIIEEGKQYLKALNPDWPNRIIEVDEEATICGVIVFKGEVV, encoded by the coding sequence ATGACGCTAAAACATAATCAGGTCAGGCTCCGCAACCTTGATATTTTGATTGCCGAGGCTGGCTCAGCTGCCAAATTGGCGCGCGTGGCCGGCACCAATAGCTCCTACTTGAGCCAGGTAAGAAATCAACTGCCTACCAAAAAGGGTACTCCACGTTCGATTGGAGACGAGCTGGCTGAAAAACTGGAAAAGGCCATGAAGAAGCCTCAGGGCTGGATGGATACACCACATACCGGCAAGGCGGGACAAGAAGAGGAACACAATGCCCACGCTGGTCCCGATTTGGGGAAACTCCATCCTTTGATCTCCTGGGTGCAGGTCGGGAAATGGTTGCGGGCCGGGAACTGGGATGAGATCTCTGAAAGTACCGTGCCCGCTTACAGTACGGAAATGCTACCCTGCCCGGTAAGGTGCAGCCCGGAATCCTTCGTACTCAGGGTTCGCGGGAGCAGCATGGAGCCCAAATTCCACGAAGGGGATCTGATTTTTATCGATCCCTGTGTCACACCGGACCACGGTAAGTATGTGGTGGTCCTCCTCGAGCAATCCAACGAAGCGACGTTTAGGCAACTCATCATTGAGGAAGGCAAGCAGTACCTGAAGGCGCTCAATCCCGACTGGCCGAATCGCATCATCGAAGTGGATGAAGAAGCGACGATCTGCGGCGTCATCGTGTTCAAGGGCGAAGTGGTGTGA
- a CDS encoding excisionase — protein sequence MKWVKLPKYCELSGDTANAVHARRKKGLWLDGVHCQVRNHTLWINVEAVEKWVESGLLSSRRA from the coding sequence ATGAAATGGGTAAAGCTACCCAAGTATTGCGAATTGAGCGGTGACACCGCCAATGCGGTTCATGCCCGACGCAAAAAAGGGCTTTGGTTGGATGGTGTTCATTGCCAGGTGCGGAATCACACGTTGTGGATCAATGTCGAGGCCGTTGAGAAATGGGTAGAGAGCGGTCTGTTAAGCTCGCGCAGGGCGTAA
- a CDS encoding tyrosine-type recombinase/integrase, translated as MGRERSVKLAQGVRVRTYASGKQTIEIQFQYRGVQCKETLSALDPSKKGDQRYAVNLKAEVEGAIARQTFKYEEYFPESKRARLLGHAYSQITIRELIEEWLKDIERTHPHSTYRCYRKSCQAHLFSQFGDIRARDLTPQHIRAWIRERSGTLKSIRNDLTPLRAVLDRALNDDIIDRNPLDKIKVSKLVDRSQAKTDYEVDPFTTREIDKVLQSALIYDPRIRNLLKFAFFTGLRTSELFGLQWGDVDWDQQEVHIQRAVVERKLKETKTRASNRKVLLLPSAYEALKHQKQFSFVGNDYIFVRPGDKGPFIDYEHLERPWKHVLKTAKVRYRNPYQTRHTYASQLLSGGENPLFVAQQMGHKTTEMIMRHYGRWVDQGEQQRRHVFVSNFGQGVKELRPAYPC; from the coding sequence ATGGGTAGAGAGCGGTCTGTTAAGCTCGCGCAGGGCGTAAGGGTACGCACTTACGCCAGTGGCAAGCAGACGATCGAGATACAATTCCAGTATCGCGGCGTGCAGTGCAAGGAGACGCTGTCCGCGCTGGACCCATCCAAGAAAGGTGATCAACGCTACGCCGTCAATCTGAAGGCCGAAGTCGAAGGCGCTATTGCCAGACAGACATTCAAGTACGAGGAATACTTTCCGGAATCGAAGCGGGCACGACTCTTGGGGCATGCCTATTCCCAGATCACAATTCGAGAGTTGATTGAAGAGTGGCTAAAGGATATTGAGCGCACGCACCCTCACAGCACTTACCGGTGTTACCGGAAAAGTTGTCAGGCTCACCTGTTCAGCCAGTTTGGCGACATTCGTGCGCGTGATCTAACGCCACAACACATTCGCGCCTGGATTCGGGAGCGTAGCGGGACCTTGAAAAGCATCCGCAATGATTTGACCCCGCTGCGCGCCGTTCTGGATAGGGCGTTGAATGACGATATCATCGACCGCAATCCGCTGGACAAGATCAAGGTCAGCAAGCTGGTGGATCGTAGCCAGGCCAAAACCGATTATGAAGTGGATCCGTTTACGACCCGGGAAATCGACAAGGTGCTACAGAGCGCCCTAATCTATGATCCGCGCATTCGGAATCTCCTGAAGTTTGCGTTCTTCACCGGACTGAGAACATCAGAATTGTTTGGCCTTCAATGGGGTGATGTCGATTGGGATCAGCAGGAGGTGCATATTCAACGGGCCGTGGTCGAACGCAAATTAAAGGAAACCAAGACCCGGGCCAGCAACCGGAAGGTACTACTGCTCCCATCCGCTTATGAGGCGCTGAAGCATCAGAAACAATTTAGCTTTGTCGGCAATGACTACATCTTTGTCCGACCGGGCGACAAAGGCCCCTTCATCGATTATGAGCATTTGGAGCGACCCTGGAAACATGTGCTGAAAACTGCCAAGGTGCGCTACCGCAATCCGTACCAAACCCGCCACACCTATGCCAGTCAGTTACTGTCGGGCGGCGAAAACCCATTGTTCGTTGCCCAACAGATGGGCCACAAGACCACCGAGATGATCATGCGGCACTATGGGCGCTGGGTCGATCAGGGAGAACAGCAACGGCGGCACGTTTTCGTGTCCAACTTCGGCCAGGGCGTTAAGGAGCTGCGACCAGCGTATCCGTGTTGA